Proteins encoded within one genomic window of Flavobacterium gilvum:
- a CDS encoding right-handed parallel beta-helix repeat-containing protein produces MKKANLRNFISILTCILCTSLFAQNGFKNDIKTKSNNTEALGKEFHVSVNGNDGGDGSSSKPFKTIMAAANKAMPGDIITVHGGTYRERVTPPRGGESNTKRIVYRAASGEKVIITGSEIVKGWTLVSNNVWKVTLPNSFFDKFNPYEDLIHGDWFTPDGRDSKNKAIVLPATMTRKHHTGAVYLNGHWLNEAAHWSDLFSDTNSKPVWSCNVTLDNTTIWAQFPGINPNEQNVEINVRQTVFTPEKTGMNYITVSGFDMRNAATPWAPPSAGQIGIISAYWNKGWIIENNEVSYSKCAGIALGKYGDKFDNTNDGGAADPYTDCVLRAIKDGWSKDKVGSHIVRNNHIHHCEQVGIVGSLGCAFSTITGNEIHDIHVERLYSGWEQAGIKFHGAVDVTISNNHIYRCGFLGLWLDWMCQGVQVTGNLLHDNRGDGSLEMQHGPMLLANNLFLSAKGFDVASQGIAFVHNIIAGNISYYVNDGRRVTPVLVPHSTAIASFYPSDSDDNGDSGDGRFYNNLFIGGGNLNRVDKMGAVSFLGGNVYTKGTLACKLEVNPLLDTGFDTNMKIVEKKDGWYLSLSEKENWKNKENRKVITTAFLGKAKVSGCAYENADGSPLIVNKDYLGKKRNEKDPFPGPFETPVNGEIKVWSK; encoded by the coding sequence ATGAAAAAGGCTAATTTAAGAAATTTTATTTCCATTTTAACTTGTATTCTGTGTACTAGTTTATTTGCACAGAATGGTTTTAAGAATGATATAAAAACTAAAAGCAATAATACAGAGGCTCTTGGTAAAGAATTTCATGTGTCTGTAAATGGTAACGATGGGGGTGATGGCTCTTCGTCTAAACCCTTTAAAACCATTATGGCTGCGGCCAACAAAGCAATGCCTGGGGATATTATTACGGTACATGGAGGAACTTATCGGGAGAGAGTAACTCCTCCTAGAGGTGGAGAATCGAATACAAAACGTATTGTGTATAGAGCTGCATCGGGCGAAAAGGTGATCATTACAGGTTCTGAAATCGTAAAAGGATGGACGCTTGTAAGCAACAACGTTTGGAAAGTAACCCTGCCTAATTCCTTCTTTGATAAATTCAATCCTTATGAAGATTTGATTCATGGCGACTGGTTTACACCAGATGGTCGAGATAGCAAGAACAAAGCCATTGTGCTTCCTGCAACGATGACCCGGAAACACCATACAGGTGCAGTTTATCTAAATGGGCATTGGTTAAATGAGGCAGCACATTGGTCTGATTTGTTTTCGGATACAAACAGTAAGCCAGTATGGAGCTGCAATGTAACGCTAGATAATACCACCATTTGGGCACAATTTCCGGGCATAAATCCAAATGAACAAAATGTAGAAATCAATGTGCGTCAAACTGTGTTTACACCCGAAAAAACTGGAATGAATTATATTACCGTTAGTGGCTTTGATATGCGTAACGCAGCCACACCTTGGGCACCACCTAGTGCTGGACAGATTGGAATAATCTCAGCGTATTGGAACAAAGGTTGGATTATTGAGAATAATGAAGTTAGTTATTCGAAATGCGCAGGAATTGCACTTGGAAAGTATGGTGATAAGTTTGATAATACCAACGATGGTGGCGCTGCAGATCCTTATACAGATTGTGTGCTTAGGGCTATAAAAGATGGCTGGAGCAAAGATAAGGTGGGTAGTCATATTGTTCGTAACAATCATATCCATCATTGTGAGCAGGTTGGTATTGTTGGTAGTCTTGGTTGTGCATTCAGCACCATAACAGGTAATGAGATTCATGATATACATGTGGAGAGGTTGTATTCTGGTTGGGAACAGGCCGGTATTAAGTTTCATGGTGCAGTAGATGTAACCATCAGCAACAATCACATTTATCGATGCGGATTTCTTGGTCTTTGGTTGGACTGGATGTGTCAGGGGGTACAGGTAACAGGAAACCTGCTACATGATAATAGAGGGGATGGTTCTCTAGAAATGCAACACGGGCCTATGCTTTTGGCAAATAATTTATTCTTGTCAGCAAAAGGGTTCGATGTAGCTTCACAAGGAATCGCATTTGTCCACAACATTATTGCTGGTAATATTTCGTACTATGTTAATGATGGACGACGTGTAACACCTGTTCTGGTACCGCATTCTACAGCAATAGCCAGCTTTTATCCTTCGGATAGTGACGATAATGGAGATAGTGGTGACGGCCGATTTTACAATAATTTATTTATAGGTGGAGGCAATCTTAATCGAGTAGATAAAATGGGTGCGGTTTCATTTTTAGGAGGGAATGTATATACCAAGGGCACATTAGCTTGTAAATTAGAAGTGAACCCCTTGTTGGATACTGGTTTTGATACCAATATGAAAATAGTAGAGAAAAAAGACGGTTGGTATCTTTCTTTATCAGAAAAAGAAAACTGGAAAAATAAAGAGAACCGAAAAGTAATTACCACAGCATTTCTTGGGAAAGCAAAAGTTTCAGGTTGTGCTTACGAAAATGCTGATGGCTCGCCTTTAATAGTAAATAAAGATTATCTTGGCAAAAAGAGAAATGAGAAAGATCCATTTCCAGGACCTTTTGAAACGCCAGTTAATGGAGAGATTAAAGTATGGTCAAAATAA